A part of Alphaproteobacteria bacterium genomic DNA contains:
- a CDS encoding nitronate monooxygenase family protein produces the protein MAAETGATPGALRLERLWSRGRELLGVRYAILGGAMSWLSDRHLVAAISNAGGFGVIACGAMTPDLLEAEIEATNQRTEQPFGVNLITMHPQIEDLMAVCARQKVGHVVLAGGLPRTADIERLKEAGIRVLGFAPALAVARRLVRAGIDGIIVEGAEAGGHIGPVATSVLCQEILPEIDAVPVFVAGGIGRGEAMALYLEMGAAGVQLGTRFVCAEECIAHADFKRAFIRANARDAVPTVQVDPEFPVIPVRALVNRGSQRFIAFQHEVIARYRGGELEQKAAQLEIEHFWAGALKRAAIDGDVEEGSLMAGQSVGLVKSEQPTADIMAELVEQATAALERQPG, from the coding sequence ATGGCAGCTGAAACGGGAGCAACCCCCGGGGCTTTGCGGCTGGAACGGCTGTGGAGCCGCGGCCGCGAGCTGCTGGGGGTGCGCTACGCCATTCTGGGCGGCGCCATGTCATGGCTCTCCGATCGCCATCTGGTGGCCGCCATCTCCAACGCCGGCGGCTTCGGCGTCATCGCCTGCGGCGCCATGACGCCGGACCTCCTCGAAGCCGAGATCGAAGCCACCAACCAGCGCACCGAGCAGCCCTTCGGCGTCAACCTTATCACCATGCATCCCCAGATCGAGGACCTGATGGCGGTTTGCGCCCGGCAAAAAGTCGGTCACGTGGTGCTGGCCGGCGGCCTGCCGCGCACGGCCGACATCGAGCGCCTCAAAGAGGCCGGTATTCGGGTGCTGGGCTTTGCCCCGGCGCTGGCGGTGGCACGCCGCCTGGTACGGGCCGGCATCGACGGCATCATCGTCGAGGGCGCCGAGGCTGGCGGCCATATCGGACCGGTGGCGACCAGCGTGCTGTGCCAGGAGATCCTGCCCGAAATCGACGCCGTGCCGGTCTTCGTGGCCGGCGGCATCGGGCGGGGCGAGGCCATGGCGCTATATCTGGAGATGGGTGCCGCCGGCGTGCAACTGGGCACCCGCTTCGTCTGTGCCGAGGAGTGCATCGCCCATGCCGACTTCAAGCGCGCCTTCATCCGCGCCAATGCCCGCGATGCCGTGCCCACGGTGCAGGTCGACCCCGAATTTCCCGTGATCCCGGTGCGGGCCCTGGTCAACCGCGGCAGCCAACGCTTCATCGCCTTTCAGCACGAGGTCATCGCGCGCTACCGGGGCGGTGAATTGGAGCAGAAGGCGGCCCAGCTCGAGATCGAACATTTCTGGGCCGGCGCCCTGAAGCGCGCCGCCATCGACGGCGACGTCGAGGAGGGTTCGCTGATGGCCGGCCAAAGCGTCGGCCTGGTCAAGTCGGAACAGCCCACCGCCGACATCATGGCCGAGCTTGTAGAGCAGGCCACGGCGGCCCTGGAGCGCCAA